Below is a window of Virgibacillus sp. NKC19-3 DNA.
TCGACTTGACACAGGGCAGGTTTATTGGATTTTTGGAATCACAAAATCGTGATGTTCGTAAGGAAGCTTTCAAAGCGATGTATGATACGTATGGAGCGTTTATTAATACATTTGCATCCACACTGATTGGAAATGTGAAGACCAATAATTTTAATGCGAAAATCCGAAACTATACATCAGCTAGGGAAGCAGCGCTTGATGATAATCATATTCCGGAACAAGTGTATGATAATCTGGTTGAAGCAGTTAATGAAAAACTGCCATTACTTCATCGTTATGCGGCATTGCGAAAAAAGGTATTAGAGCTAGATGAGTTGCATATGTATGACATGTATACACCACTTGTTAAAGATGTTGACATGAAAATACCTTATGAAAAGGCGCAACAGTATGTGCTTGAAGGTTTATCTCCACTTGGAGATGAATATATAGATATTTTGAAAGAGGGCTATGAGAATCGCTGGATTGATGTGGAGGAGAATAAAGGAAAGCGCAGTGGTGCCTATTCCTCGGGAGCATATGGCACAAATCCGTATATCCTGTTGAACTGGCAAGATAGTCTGAATGATACGTTCACACTTGCACATGAGCTTGGACATTCCGTGCACAGTTACTATTCCAGAAAAACACAGGACTTCCGCTATGGGAATTACTCAATTTTCGTAGCAGAGGTGGCATCAACAACGAATGAGGCCTTGCTGAATGATTATATGCTTAAAAATCTTGATGATGAGAAACAAAAGCTGTATTTGCTCAATCATTATCTGGAGGGCTTTCGTGGTACCGTATTCCGTCAAACCATGTTCGCTGAATTTGAACATGATATTCATAAACGACTGCAGGAAGGCGAAGCATTAACTGCGGAAAAACTAACGGAAATTTATTACGACCTAAATAAGAAATACTTTGGCGATGATGTTGTCTCAGATGAAGAAATTGGATTGGAATGGGCAAGAATCC
It encodes the following:
- the pepF gene encoding oligoendopeptidase F is translated as MAKTSKELPKRSELPKEMTWDLEAIFATDEEWEEELMKLKADIPEIESYQGKLSESAQNLYDLFQLQDKLSMRLGKLFTYAHMRYDQDTTNSFYQALNTKAENLLTIASSSMSFIVPEILEMDEATIKGFLEEKKELQAYQKTLDEINRQRPHVLSKREEALLAEASEPMSNASQTFSMLNNADLTFPSITNDDGEEVDLTQGRFIGFLESQNRDVRKEAFKAMYDTYGAFINTFASTLIGNVKTNNFNAKIRNYTSAREAALDDNHIPEQVYDNLVEAVNEKLPLLHRYAALRKKVLELDELHMYDMYTPLVKDVDMKIPYEKAQQYVLEGLSPLGDEYIDILKEGYENRWIDVEENKGKRSGAYSSGAYGTNPYILLNWQDSLNDTFTLAHELGHSVHSYYSRKTQDFRYGNYSIFVAEVASTTNEALLNDYMLKNLDDEKQKLYLLNHYLEGFRGTVFRQTMFAEFEHDIHKRLQEGEALTAEKLTEIYYDLNKKYFGDDVVSDEEIGLEWARIPHFYMNYYVYQYATGYSAATSLANQILEDKDGKDGAVERYINFLKAGSSEYPIDILKKAGVDMTSKQPILDAMDVFEEKLNELEALLLK